The window ACAATCCAGTTTTTAGAACCAACTACAACAGGTGGCGCGTCAAGATAGTCAAATGCGAGGTCGGCAATTGTTGCTGCCATGTCTTTCAAAATTGAGCCCCTTGCACATGCGTCAGAAGCCAGCACAATTTTCCCTGTTTTTTTGACAGATTCAATCACCTTCTCATAGTTAAAAGGTACGAGCGACCGCGCATCAATGATTTCAGCACTAACACCATACTTTTCTTCCAAGATTTTGGCTGCATCAAGTGCTCTGTACAGTGTTGCTCCAACTGTCAGGATTGTAATGTCCTTACCTTCTTTTTTGATATCAGGTTCGCCAATTGGAACCTCATAATATCCTTCCGGTACGCCTTCTTTGTGGAAAAGCTCTCCAATGTCATACAGTCTTTGGCTTTCAAAAAAAATCACTGGGTCTGTGGAAGACAGTGCGCTGTTCATAAGACCTTTTGCATCGTAAGGTGTTGCTGGGAATACAACTTTAAGTCCAGGAATGTGAGAGACAATAGAAGACCAGTCCTGTGAGTGCTGTGCACCATATTTTGAACCAACAGAAACCCTCACAACAACAGGCATTTTCAATGTCCCTGCGCTCATTGCCTGCCATTTTGCAAGCTGATTGAATATCTCATCCCCTGCTCTTCCGATAAAATCACAGTACATTATCTCCACAACAACCCTACCACCACACATCCCATATCCAACTGCAGACCCAACTATTGCACCTTCTGAGATACAGGTGTTAAACAGTCTGTGGTATGGGAGCGACTCAGTAAGTCCTCTGTAGACCGCAAAAGCTCCGCCCCAGTCGCGCAAGTCTTCTCCGTATGAGATAAGTGTTGGATCTGTGTAGAACTTGTCAAGCAGCGCTTCAAATATTGCATCTCTGAGATTGAACACCTTTGCCTTTGGAACAGGTTTCCCGTCAACAATTCCTACTCTTATTTTGTTTTTTATCTGTTTTACACGCGGATTTTCTTCTTTTGGAATCAAAACCTCAGGAGTTCTGTCTTCCATCTTCTCAATCTTCTGGTTTGAGAACATATATCTTGCTATACCATCAGGGTCTTTCACAAGATTTATTCTTGGCGAAACATTTTCATCAACAGCAAGAGCACATATCTTTGTTATAAGATCTTTCACATAGCTTTGAATCTCCTCTATCTTTTCTTCTGTCATAACACCTGCTTTGATTAACTCATCCTTATAAGTTACAACTGGGTCTTGAGCTGCCCATGCCTCAATCTCCTCTTTTGTCCTGTAAGAAGATGAATCAGATGGAGAATGACCTGTGAGCCTGTATGTGACAATGTCCAAAAGTACCGGGCCTTGTTTTTGTTGCAGCAGGTATTTCTTTCTCTTCATTGCATCAATTACAGCCAGTGGATTGTAGCCATCAACACGCTCAGCATGCATCTGCTCAGGGTTAACGCCTGCTCCGACTCTTGCAAGCATGTCATATCCCATTGTCTCGCCGCGTGTCTGCCCGCCCATAGCATATTGATTGTCCATAAAATTGAAGATTATTGGAAGACCACCTCTGTATTCATCATCCCACAATTTTTTGTATTGGTCCATTGAAGCAAGGCACATAGCCTCCCATACAGGTCCACACGCCATCGAACCATCGCCAATATTGACAACAACAATGCCATTTTTCTTATTGATTTTCTTAAACAAAGCTGCTCCTACTGCAATGTCAGCAGACCCGCCAACAATTGCATTGTTCGGGTAAATTCCAAATGGTGGGAAGAACACATGCATAGACCCGCCAAGCCCTTTTTGAAAGCCTGTTTCTCTTCCAAATATCTCGGCAAGCGTGCCATACAAGAAAAAGTTGACTGCAAGTTCTTTAATGCTTGAGATATTTTTTAAGTTTTCTTCCACAACTCTAAGTATTGCTCCATTAAAATAACTTTCCATAATTTTTAAAAGCTCATTGTCACTGAGCTTTTCAATTGTTGAAAGGCCCTTAGCAATAACCTCTCCATGACTTCTATGTGAACCAAATATAAAGTCATCTTTATCAAGCACAAAAGCCTGGCCCACCGCTGCTGCTTCCTGACCAATCGACAGGTGTGCCGGTCCCGGGTAGTCATACTTTATTCCATTGTACTTCCCAGTCGTTTTTATTA is drawn from Caldicellulosiruptor diazotrophicus and contains these coding sequences:
- a CDS encoding alpha-ketoacid dehydrogenase subunit alpha/beta, whose product is MPKSQFIDPNEVRKSGWIKFFDIPVNQYNKTLEEERQNFSDDQLIRIYRDMLIIREFETMLSLIKTTGKYNGIKYDYPGPAHLSIGQEAAAVGQAFVLDKDDFIFGSHRSHGEVIAKGLSTIEKLSDNELLKIMESYFNGAILRVVEENLKNISSIKELAVNFFLYGTLAEIFGRETGFQKGLGGSMHVFFPPFGIYPNNAIVGGSADIAVGAALFKKINKKNGIVVVNIGDGSMACGPVWEAMCLASMDQYKKLWDDEYRGGLPIIFNFMDNQYAMGGQTRGETMGYDMLARVGAGVNPEQMHAERVDGYNPLAVIDAMKRKKYLLQQKQGPVLLDIVTYRLTGHSPSDSSSYRTKEEIEAWAAQDPVVTYKDELIKAGVMTEEKIEEIQSYVKDLITKICALAVDENVSPRINLVKDPDGIARYMFSNQKIEKMEDRTPEVLIPKEENPRVKQIKNKIRVGIVDGKPVPKAKVFNLRDAIFEALLDKFYTDPTLISYGEDLRDWGGAFAVYRGLTESLPYHRLFNTCISEGAIVGSAVGYGMCGGRVVVEIMYCDFIGRAGDEIFNQLAKWQAMSAGTLKMPVVVRVSVGSKYGAQHSQDWSSIVSHIPGLKVVFPATPYDAKGLMNSALSSTDPVIFFESQRLYDIGELFHKEGVPEGYYEVPIGEPDIKKEGKDITILTVGATLYRALDAAKILEEKYGVSAEIIDARSLVPFNYEKVIESVKKTGKIVLASDACARGSILKDMAATIADLAFDYLDAPPVVVGSKNWIVPAYEFENYFFPQADWIIDAIHERIMPLKGHVPKNNFTTNEILRTNRLGI